A stretch of Anaeromyxobacter dehalogenans 2CP-1 DNA encodes these proteins:
- a CDS encoding glutathione S-transferase family protein produces MKLYYAPRTRATRPRWLLEEMGVPYELVRLDRAAGALRTPEHLARHPMGRVPVLEDGDARLFESAAICLWLAERFPEKGMLPPAGTPGRALTYQWLFFAMDELEPPLEALHGLLRPPEGERDAAAIEAQKARFLEGARVLDLALRGRPFLAGDAFGVADLVTGAVASWGKALVGGIDGMPALAAWLAGVKARPAWKRAIAD; encoded by the coding sequence ATGAAGCTCTACTACGCGCCGCGCACGCGGGCCACCCGCCCCCGCTGGCTGCTCGAGGAGATGGGCGTTCCCTACGAGCTGGTCCGGCTCGATCGCGCCGCCGGGGCGCTGCGCACGCCCGAGCACCTCGCCCGCCACCCGATGGGCCGCGTGCCGGTCCTGGAGGACGGCGACGCCCGCCTCTTCGAGTCGGCCGCCATCTGCCTGTGGCTCGCCGAGCGCTTCCCGGAGAAGGGCATGCTCCCGCCGGCCGGCACGCCGGGCCGCGCGCTCACCTACCAGTGGCTGTTCTTCGCCATGGACGAGCTGGAGCCGCCGCTCGAGGCGCTGCACGGGCTGCTCCGTCCGCCCGAGGGCGAGCGCGACGCGGCGGCCATCGAGGCCCAGAAGGCCAGGTTCCTGGAGGGCGCGCGCGTCCTCGACCTGGCGCTCCGGGGCCGCCCGTTCCTCGCCGGCGACGCGTTCGGCGTGGCCGACCTCGTCACCGGCGCCGTGGCCTCCTGGGGCAAGGCGCTGGTGGGCGGTATCGACGGGATGCCGGCGCTGGCGGCCTGGCTCGCCGGCGTGAAGGCGCGGCCCGCCTGGAAGCGGGCCATCGCCGACTGA
- a CDS encoding RluA family pseudouridine synthase: MGTPAAPELLRVPREAAGARLDRWLAGAIGATAERTRWLVETGRVRIRGKTCSPHRKLFGGEEVAVERPAPRAAEASGPALAVLYDDADCLVVAKPPGLAVEASAPGGASAVAAASRLGSFDVDGRAVPGLPHRLDRDTSGALLLARHDRALAALRAAFEAGAVEKEYLALVGGAPPREGRLDTPYGRDPADPRRFTTRFPSARRARLSWTVERALRGAALLRVRLETGRTHQIRVQLAEAGFPVLGDAAYGVRADAIARQALHAARLAFPRPSDGAPVEVRAPLPEDLERAIAALAG, encoded by the coding sequence GTGGGTACACCCGCCGCGCCGGAGCTCCTCCGCGTGCCGCGCGAGGCGGCCGGCGCCAGGCTGGACCGCTGGCTGGCCGGCGCGATCGGCGCGACCGCGGAGCGCACCCGCTGGCTGGTGGAGACGGGCCGGGTGCGCATCCGCGGAAAGACCTGCTCCCCGCACCGCAAGCTGTTCGGGGGCGAGGAGGTCGCGGTGGAGCGGCCCGCGCCGCGCGCGGCCGAGGCGTCGGGCCCGGCGCTGGCGGTGCTGTACGACGACGCGGACTGCCTGGTGGTCGCGAAGCCGCCCGGGCTCGCGGTGGAGGCGTCGGCGCCCGGCGGCGCGTCGGCCGTCGCGGCGGCGAGCCGGCTGGGCTCGTTCGACGTGGACGGCCGCGCCGTCCCCGGGCTGCCGCATCGGCTCGACCGCGACACGAGCGGCGCGCTGCTGCTGGCGCGCCACGACCGGGCGCTGGCCGCGCTGCGCGCCGCGTTCGAGGCCGGCGCGGTCGAGAAGGAGTACCTGGCGCTGGTGGGGGGCGCCCCGCCGCGGGAGGGCCGGCTCGACACGCCGTACGGGCGCGACCCGGCCGATCCGCGCCGCTTCACCACGCGCTTCCCTTCGGCCCGGCGCGCGCGGCTGTCCTGGACGGTGGAGCGCGCCCTGCGAGGCGCCGCGCTCCTGCGGGTCCGGCTCGAGACCGGGCGCACCCACCAGATCCGGGTGCAGCTCGCGGAGGCCGGCTTCCCGGTGCTCGGCGACGCCGCCTACGGCGTGCGCGCCGACGCGATCGCGCGCCAGGCGCTCCACGCCGCGCGGCTCGCGTTCCCGCGGCCGTCCGACGGCGCGCCGGTGGAGGTGCGCGCCCCGCTGCCCGAGGACCTGGAGCGGGCCATCGCCGCGCTCGCCGGCTGA
- a CDS encoding MFS transporter, protein MQAQQDERRGAPARIPAGVWVLGGVSLLMDVSSEMIHALLPLFMVTALGAGALTVGVIEGLAESTALGVKVFSGVLSDALGRRKALAVAGYALGAATKPLFALAPTPAVVLGARLLDRVGKGIRGAPRDALVADITPPALRGAAFGLRQALDTVGAFAGPLLATGLMLLWANDFRRVFWVAVIPGALSVALLWLGLREPEHRGDGRRTNPIRRESLRRLGPRYWWVVGIGATFTLARFSEAFLVLRAQQGGVPLALVPLVMVAMNLVYALTAYPSGRLSDRVSRRGLLAAGLGVLVAADLVLAMEGGWPVVLAGVALWGVHMGITQGLFATLVADTAPPDLRGTAFGVFNLLAGIATLVASVVAGLLWERLGAPFTFRAGAVFCLLALAGLAGRPAGLRAAPRG, encoded by the coding sequence GTGCAGGCGCAGCAGGACGAGCGGCGGGGCGCGCCGGCGCGGATCCCCGCCGGCGTGTGGGTGCTGGGCGGCGTGAGCCTGCTCATGGACGTCTCCTCCGAGATGATCCACGCGCTGCTGCCGCTGTTCATGGTGACCGCGCTCGGCGCGGGCGCGCTGACGGTGGGCGTGATCGAGGGGCTGGCCGAGTCCACCGCGCTGGGGGTGAAGGTGTTCTCGGGCGTGCTGAGCGACGCGCTCGGCCGGCGCAAGGCGCTCGCGGTCGCCGGGTACGCGCTGGGCGCCGCCACGAAGCCGCTCTTCGCCCTGGCGCCGACGCCGGCGGTGGTGCTCGGGGCGCGCCTGCTGGATCGGGTCGGCAAGGGCATCCGCGGCGCGCCGCGCGACGCGCTGGTGGCCGACATCACGCCGCCGGCGCTCCGGGGCGCGGCGTTCGGCCTGCGCCAGGCGCTCGACACGGTGGGCGCGTTCGCGGGCCCGCTCCTCGCCACGGGCCTGATGCTGCTGTGGGCGAACGACTTCCGCCGCGTGTTCTGGGTGGCGGTGATCCCGGGCGCGCTGTCGGTGGCGCTGCTCTGGCTCGGGCTGCGCGAGCCCGAGCACCGCGGGGACGGCCGACGCACGAACCCGATCCGGCGCGAGAGCCTGCGGCGCCTCGGCCCCCGGTACTGGTGGGTGGTGGGCATCGGCGCGACGTTCACGCTCGCCCGCTTCAGCGAGGCGTTCCTCGTGCTGCGCGCGCAGCAGGGCGGCGTCCCGCTCGCGCTCGTGCCGCTGGTGATGGTCGCGATGAACCTGGTGTACGCGCTGACCGCCTATCCCTCGGGGCGCCTGTCGGATCGCGTGAGCCGCAGGGGCCTCCTGGCGGCGGGGCTCGGCGTCCTGGTCGCCGCGGATCTCGTGCTGGCGATGGAGGGCGGCTGGCCGGTGGTGCTCGCCGGCGTGGCGCTGTGGGGCGTGCACATGGGCATCACGCAGGGCCTGTTCGCGACGCTGGTGGCGGACACCGCCCCGCCCGACCTGCGCGGCACCGCGTTCGGCGTCTTCAACCTGCTCGCCGGGATCGCCACGCTGGTGGCGAGCGTGGTCGCGGGGCTCCTCTGGGAGCGGCTCGGCGCGCCCTTCACGTTCCGCGCGGGGGCCGTGTTCTGCCTGCTCGCGCTGGCGGGGCTCGCCGGGAGGCCGGCGGGGCTCCGGGCGGCGCCGCGCGGCTGA